The following proteins are encoded in a genomic region of Candidatus Obscuribacterales bacterium:
- a CDS encoding RluA family pseudouridine synthase, translating into MNYSLDPSPSDLEDDSICLDVQQGGDRLDRWLSDHLPEFSRARLQKLIEQGQVWVNDAPCSSKKQAVQAGDRITVTIPEVEPLDLSPEAIPLDILYEDEHLIILNKAAGMVVHPAPGHPRGTLVNALLAHCPNLPGIGGVQRPGIVHRLDKDTTGAIAVAKTDFALQHLQAQFKTKTARRDYLAVVHGSPSADQGTVDQPIGRNVSDRHKMGIVPEDRGGRRAVTHWSVVERLGNYSLLQFQLETGRTHQIRVHAAFLGYPVVGDPVYSSNRSIGVKLSGQALHAERLRLQHPMTHEWIEAIAPLPQSLITLIEVLRRRQP; encoded by the coding sequence TTGAACTATTCCCTCGATCCATCCCCGTCCGACCTAGAGGACGACTCCATTTGTCTTGATGTGCAGCAGGGCGGCGATCGCCTTGACCGATGGCTCTCGGATCACCTGCCGGAGTTTTCCCGGGCCCGCCTCCAGAAGCTCATTGAACAGGGGCAGGTCTGGGTGAATGATGCGCCCTGCAGCAGTAAGAAGCAGGCTGTGCAAGCGGGCGATCGCATTACCGTGACAATTCCAGAGGTAGAACCGCTAGACCTAAGCCCGGAGGCGATTCCCCTCGATATTCTCTATGAAGATGAGCATCTAATTATTCTCAACAAAGCGGCGGGAATGGTGGTGCATCCAGCTCCGGGGCATCCTAGGGGTACCTTGGTGAATGCGCTGCTGGCCCATTGTCCTAACCTGCCAGGCATTGGCGGCGTCCAGCGTCCGGGCATTGTCCATCGTTTGGATAAAGACACCACCGGGGCGATCGCGGTGGCTAAAACCGATTTTGCCCTACAGCATTTACAGGCTCAGTTCAAAACTAAAACTGCCCGACGCGATTACCTAGCGGTGGTGCATGGTTCCCCTAGTGCGGATCAGGGAACGGTGGATCAACCCATTGGCCGTAATGTAAGCGATCGCCACAAGATGGGCATTGTGCCTGAAGATCGTGGTGGACGGCGGGCGGTCACCCATTGGTCGGTGGTGGAACGGCTGGGCAACTACTCGCTCCTGCAGTTTCAGCTGGAAACGGGACGCACCCATCAAATCCGAGTTCATGCCGCATTTTTAGGCTATCCCGTGGTGGGCGATCCGGTTTACAGTTCCAATCGCTCCATCGGCGTTAAGCTCAGCGGACAAGCACTCCATGCCGAACGTCTGCGGCTCCAGCATCCGATGACCCATGAATGGATTGAAGCGATCGCTCCCCTGCCCCAATCTCTGATCACCTTGATTGAGGTGCTGCGGCGACGGCAGCCTTAA